One window from the genome of Bacillus weihaiensis encodes:
- a CDS encoding ATP-dependent DNA helicase: protein MISTRLPFDISKDESFYQALNNWIGDVFYDILPEKGFELRDEQIFMAFQLERAFQEKKIMFAEAGVGTGKTIVYLLYALAYARYTGKPAIIACADETLIEQLVKQEGDIAKLSNALDLSIDVRLSKTHSQYLCLNKLDDVMKRTTDEKYLDLYQSLPDFVHEKAGMQKFSAYGDRKEFSDLADKEWEEIGWDSFQDCSTCHQRHRCGLTLSREHYRKATDIIVCSHDYYMEHVWTYESRKREGQIPLLPDHSSAIFDEGHLLEFAAQKALTYRVKQGTLQTFLERLLQNEVREELAYLVEDALAINDYFFDDLREYTSAVEASDRLVISNKLALQKTAKKLQSKLAEVSEALVFEGELYTIGEYELKIVEEYIDQMEYSLSLFTKDENAVSWVETKDADYTLVIMPRKVEEVLKEKVFHTKRPFIFSSATLSENKSFDFIAKSLGIDDYLSLSVESPFDYEEQMKIELIREQEEQKKYEHVLTELEKTDGRGLLLFNSFSELELFKKRLQTNKKKFEFLFEGDKEISTLVKEFQQDEHTVLCAVHLWEGLDIPGPSLSNVIIWSLPYPPNDPVFEAKRSDKKDSFTEVDLPYMILRLRQGIGRLIRTSEDNGRITIFLNPQDEKYLKNIQNVLPVAPMIK, encoded by the coding sequence ATGATTTCAACACGATTGCCTTTTGATATATCTAAGGATGAAAGTTTTTACCAAGCTCTGAACAATTGGATTGGTGATGTATTTTATGACATTCTTCCTGAAAAGGGCTTTGAGTTACGAGATGAACAAATTTTTATGGCTTTTCAATTAGAGAGAGCGTTTCAAGAAAAGAAAATAATGTTCGCTGAAGCAGGTGTTGGTACCGGGAAAACAATTGTCTATCTTTTATATGCTTTAGCTTATGCAAGATATACAGGTAAACCTGCTATAATTGCTTGTGCTGATGAAACGCTAATTGAACAATTAGTTAAACAAGAAGGGGATATCGCTAAGCTTTCCAATGCGTTAGATCTTTCTATTGATGTTCGGTTAAGTAAAACACATAGTCAGTATTTGTGCCTTAATAAATTGGATGATGTTATGAAAAGAACAACGGATGAAAAGTATCTCGATCTTTATCAAAGTTTACCTGACTTTGTTCATGAAAAAGCTGGAATGCAAAAATTCTCAGCTTATGGTGATCGTAAAGAGTTTAGTGACTTAGCAGACAAAGAATGGGAAGAGATTGGATGGGATAGTTTTCAAGATTGCTCAACATGTCATCAAAGACATCGTTGTGGGTTAACTCTTTCTCGAGAACATTATCGAAAAGCAACGGATATTATTGTTTGTTCGCATGATTATTATATGGAGCATGTATGGACATATGAATCACGTAAGCGTGAAGGTCAAATTCCTTTATTGCCTGATCATAGTAGTGCTATTTTTGATGAAGGTCATTTACTAGAATTTGCCGCCCAGAAAGCATTAACGTATCGTGTAAAGCAAGGAACTCTTCAAACGTTCTTAGAGAGATTACTTCAAAATGAGGTTCGTGAAGAACTTGCCTATTTAGTTGAAGATGCTTTAGCAATTAATGATTATTTTTTCGATGATTTAAGAGAATATACAAGTGCTGTAGAAGCATCCGATCGCCTAGTTATTTCAAATAAGCTAGCACTACAGAAAACAGCGAAAAAGCTTCAATCAAAGTTAGCAGAAGTAAGTGAAGCCTTAGTGTTTGAAGGTGAACTTTATACAATCGGAGAGTATGAGTTGAAAATAGTAGAGGAATATATCGACCAAATGGAATATTCTCTCTCTTTATTTACAAAAGATGAGAATGCAGTTAGTTGGGTTGAAACAAAAGATGCAGATTACACATTAGTAATTATGCCTCGAAAGGTTGAGGAAGTTTTAAAAGAGAAGGTGTTCCACACAAAACGACCATTTATATTTTCTTCTGCTACATTATCCGAAAATAAATCCTTTGATTTTATTGCAAAAAGCTTAGGGATTGACGATTATCTCTCCTTATCTGTCGAGTCTCCATTTGATTATGAGGAACAAATGAAGATAGAGCTCATACGTGAACAAGAAGAGCAAAAGAAATATGAACATGTATTAACAGAATTAGAGAAAACAGATGGTAGAGGGTTACTTCTATTTAATTCATTTTCTGAGCTCGAGTTATTTAAAAAGAGATTACAAACTAATAAAAAGAAATTTGAGTTCTTATTTGAGGGGGATAAGGAAATTAGTACCCTTGTAAAAGAATTTCAACAGGATGAACATACAGTTCTTTGTGCCGTTCATCTATGGGAAGGGCTTGATATACCAGGGCCATCACTATCAAATGTGATTATTTGGAGTTTGCCATACCCACCAAACGATCCTGTTTTTGAAGCTAAGCGATCGGATAAAAAAGATTCATTTACAGAAGTAGATTTACCTTATATGATCCTTCGTTTACGACAAGGGATTGGAAGACTTATTCGAACAAGTGAAGATAATGGTCGTATAACCATTTTTCTTAATCCCCAAGATGAGAAATATCTGAAGAACATTCAAAATGTATTGCCTGTAGCTCCAATGATAAAATAA
- a CDS encoding carboxypeptidase M32 — protein sequence MENLEKEFLDYIKKMQAYEEAINVMYWDMRTGAPKKGIEQRSEVIGMLSAEAFEMLVSDKMSNYLEKLSDENVFASLGIVTQKAVELLKKEYQKNKLIPAKEYQEYVILCSKAEGVWEEAKEKSDFQLFAPYLKKLVDYNKKLISYWGYKENKYDTLLNEYEPGMTVDILDKVFAQVREKIVPLVKSIATSSEKPKTDFIYKEFPKEAQKKFSEFILQEIGYDFDAGRLDETVHPFEITLNRGDVRVTTKYDVEDFRTAIFGTIHECGHAIYEQNISKDLEGTLLCSGTSMGIHESQSLFYENFIGRNKGFWERYFDVMKKYSSSQFSDISLDDYYHAINESKPSLIRIEADELTYPLHVMVRYEIEKALFNDEITVDELPRIWNEKYEEYLGVTPPNDAKGVLQDVHWAGGSFGYFPSYALGYMYAAQFKNAMLKDLPDFDELIKEGQFEKIKDWLTENIHKYGKTKQPLDILNDVTGESLNAEYLTTYLEEKYTEIYKLKS from the coding sequence ATGGAAAACTTAGAAAAAGAGTTTTTAGATTACATAAAAAAAATGCAAGCATATGAAGAAGCGATTAATGTCATGTATTGGGATATGAGAACTGGTGCACCTAAAAAAGGGATTGAACAACGTTCAGAGGTCATAGGAATGCTCTCAGCTGAAGCCTTTGAGATGCTCGTATCTGATAAAATGAGTAACTACTTAGAAAAACTTTCTGATGAAAATGTGTTTGCATCATTAGGAATCGTTACACAAAAAGCTGTCGAGCTATTAAAGAAAGAATATCAAAAAAATAAACTTATTCCTGCTAAAGAATATCAAGAATATGTAATTTTGTGCTCAAAAGCTGAAGGAGTTTGGGAAGAAGCAAAAGAAAAATCTGATTTTCAACTTTTTGCTCCTTATTTAAAGAAATTAGTTGACTATAATAAGAAGCTAATTAGTTATTGGGGATATAAAGAGAACAAATATGATACGCTTTTAAATGAATATGAGCCAGGTATGACTGTTGATATTTTAGATAAAGTATTTGCACAAGTACGAGAAAAAATCGTTCCTTTAGTTAAATCAATTGCTACTTCTTCAGAAAAGCCGAAAACAGACTTTATCTACAAAGAATTTCCTAAGGAAGCACAAAAAAAGTTTAGTGAGTTTATACTACAGGAAATTGGTTATGATTTCGATGCAGGTAGATTAGATGAAACGGTTCATCCTTTTGAAATCACATTAAACCGAGGCGATGTGAGGGTTACAACAAAATATGATGTAGAAGACTTTCGAACGGCTATTTTTGGAACGATCCATGAGTGTGGACATGCAATTTATGAGCAAAATATTTCAAAAGATCTTGAAGGAACATTGTTGTGTAGTGGAACGTCAATGGGGATACATGAATCACAATCTTTATTTTACGAAAATTTTATTGGGAGAAACAAGGGGTTTTGGGAACGTTACTTTGATGTAATGAAAAAATATTCTAGTAGTCAATTTTCTGACATTAGTTTAGATGACTATTATCATGCAATAAATGAATCAAAACCATCACTTATTCGAATTGAAGCAGATGAACTTACATACCCACTACATGTAATGGTTCGTTATGAAATCGAAAAGGCTCTCTTTAATGATGAAATCACAGTGGATGAGTTACCTCGTATTTGGAATGAGAAATACGAAGAATATTTAGGCGTAACACCACCTAATGATGCAAAAGGTGTGTTACAGGACGTTCACTGGGCTGGTGGAAGCTTTGGGTATTTCCCATCATATGCACTTGGGTACATGTATGCAGCACAATTTAAAAACGCAATGTTAAAGGATTTACCTGATTTTGATGAATTAATTAAAGAAGGTCAGTTTGAAAAAATCAAGGACTGGTTAACAGAAAATATTCATAAATATGGAAAAACAAAACAACCATTAGATATATTAAATGATGTAACAGGGGAAAGTCTAAACGCAGAGTATCTAACTACCTACTTGGAAGAAAAATACACGGAGATTTATAAGTTAAAATCATGA
- a CDS encoding SHOCT domain-containing protein: protein MAERAYKEFLFKKSSKTTVYLYQSTIEIIHHGLVTKFDQTRIIPYKHIEEIQMKKPGVTSKGVLVIRTQNQEDLKKNTIVFSKNERELAIELKEVIEGKIVDVKELRANFAVDNFEKLKKLKELHDLDILTEDEYLDQKERILEGS, encoded by the coding sequence GTGGCTGAAAGAGCTTATAAAGAATTTCTATTTAAGAAATCATCCAAAACAACGGTATACCTTTATCAAAGTACAATTGAAATCATTCATCATGGCTTAGTAACTAAGTTTGATCAAACAAGGATAATCCCTTATAAACATATTGAAGAAATTCAAATGAAAAAACCTGGTGTTACGTCAAAAGGAGTTCTGGTTATACGTACTCAAAATCAAGAAGATTTAAAGAAGAACACAATTGTTTTCTCAAAAAATGAAAGGGAGCTTGCAATAGAGTTAAAAGAAGTAATTGAGGGTAAAATTGTGGACGTAAAAGAATTAAGAGCCAATTTTGCAGTTGATAACTTTGAGAAGCTGAAAAAGTTAAAAGAACTTCATGATTTAGACATCTTAACTGAAGATGAATATTTAGATCAAAAAGAGAGAATTTTGGAAGGATCTTAA
- a CDS encoding VWA-like domain-containing protein, translating to MKWQKYLLTMLQERNEKKIALAIDTSTNEINQELVQNIMKLFKEICPNTILVQADFKIRQVSSLNEADITYYTHGKSSYTDVLEWAEKEEIDSIFYVTDVTGYFYENLTIQSEVFWLVPDEFVPKVPFGKAIRIA from the coding sequence ATGAAGTGGCAAAAATATTTATTAACGATGCTTCAAGAACGCAATGAGAAAAAAATAGCTTTAGCAATAGACACATCAACTAATGAAATTAATCAAGAGTTAGTGCAAAATATAATGAAATTATTTAAAGAAATTTGTCCTAACACAATACTGGTACAAGCTGATTTTAAAATTCGACAAGTTTCTTCACTTAATGAAGCGGACATTACCTACTATACACATGGAAAATCCTCTTATACTGATGTACTAGAGTGGGCTGAAAAAGAAGAGATTGATTCCATTTTCTATGTAACAGATGTAACAGGATATTTTTATGAAAACTTAACCATTCAATCAGAGGTATTTTGGCTTGTGCCTGATGAATTTGTTCCTAAGGTCCCTTTTGGAAAGGCGATACGGATAGCGTAA
- a CDS encoding GNAT family N-acetyltransferase, with product MANTINSIEFISKNGQSVRLRHAEEEDAKNIIEAVNEIITSGTYIQKERARSEKEEIEFIKEMKRLNNMYTVIEMSGEIVGIARVIRGELEMKRHIGLFRTWMIQSAQQNGIGTEVMKYTLKWCEDHNLHKLCLTVFSSNGLAQKLYERYGFVTEGTQREQVLIDNKYEDEIFMAYFFA from the coding sequence GTGGCTAATACAATAAACAGTATTGAATTTATTAGTAAAAATGGACAATCCGTAAGATTAAGACATGCAGAAGAAGAGGATGCAAAAAATATAATTGAGGCTGTTAACGAAATTATTACTTCTGGTACATATATTCAGAAAGAAAGAGCACGTTCAGAAAAAGAGGAGATAGAATTTATAAAAGAAATGAAGCGCTTAAACAATATGTATACTGTTATAGAGATGTCCGGAGAAATTGTAGGGATTGCAAGAGTTATAAGAGGAGAACTAGAAATGAAAAGACACATAGGCTTATTTAGAACGTGGATGATACAATCTGCTCAACAGAATGGAATTGGAACTGAAGTCATGAAATATACATTAAAATGGTGTGAAGATCACAATCTTCATAAGCTATGCTTAACTGTCTTTTCTTCAAATGGTTTAGCCCAAAAATTGTATGAACGCTATGGTTTTGTTACAGAAGGGACTCAAAGAGAACAGGTATTAATAGATAATAAATATGAAGATGAAATATTTATGGCCTATTTCTTTGCTTAA
- a CDS encoding type III polyketide synthase, which produces MAYIVSVGKTVPEVELKQEVTVDFAKEIFKDSFKDLDRLLTVFKNGEIETRQFPKDVQWYKQTHTFGEKNDLYIEKAVEYGTQAVMKCLTNNKLLNHEVLCEEIDAIFFISSTGISTPSIDAKMMNLLPFKSTTKRIPIWGLGCAGGASGMARAYEYCKAFKKAKVLVVSVELCSLTFQHDDTSKSNLIGTSIFADGVACTLIVGEEVDVASLSKMTCVPQIVDTRSNLMEDSEDVMGWDIRDNGLYVVFSRNIPSIIKSWLKPQAHQFLQEHQLTLKQIRHFVAHPGGKKVLDAYKEGLGFTDEHLEISKEILIKHGNMSSVTVMYVLEKYLERSIGQVNEYGLIGALGPGFSSEMLLIKWKEAY; this is translated from the coding sequence ATGGCATACATAGTGTCTGTTGGTAAGACAGTACCAGAGGTAGAATTAAAACAAGAAGTAACGGTTGACTTTGCAAAAGAAATATTTAAAGATTCTTTTAAAGATCTAGATAGACTATTAACAGTTTTTAAAAATGGTGAAATAGAAACTCGTCAATTTCCAAAAGATGTCCAATGGTATAAACAAACACATACCTTTGGTGAAAAAAACGACTTATATATTGAAAAGGCTGTTGAATATGGTACTCAAGCAGTTATGAAATGTTTGACGAATAATAAGCTTTTGAATCATGAAGTATTATGTGAAGAAATTGATGCCATTTTTTTCATTAGTAGTACTGGCATTTCAACTCCAAGTATAGATGCTAAAATGATGAATTTATTACCATTTAAGTCAACGACGAAAAGAATACCTATTTGGGGGTTAGGTTGTGCTGGTGGTGCAAGTGGGATGGCTCGGGCCTATGAATATTGTAAAGCTTTTAAAAAAGCAAAAGTTCTAGTTGTTTCAGTAGAGTTATGCAGCCTTACATTTCAACATGATGATACAAGTAAAAGTAATTTAATTGGGACATCTATTTTTGCTGATGGTGTAGCTTGTACATTGATCGTTGGAGAAGAAGTGGATGTTGCTTCATTATCTAAAATGACATGTGTTCCACAAATAGTAGATACAAGGTCAAATTTAATGGAAGACTCTGAAGACGTTATGGGATGGGATATAAGAGACAATGGTCTTTATGTTGTTTTTTCAAGAAATATCCCTTCAATTATTAAGTCTTGGTTAAAACCACAAGCTCATCAATTCCTTCAGGAACATCAGTTAACGCTAAAACAGATTCGACATTTTGTTGCTCATCCTGGTGGGAAAAAAGTTCTTGATGCATACAAGGAAGGGCTAGGCTTTACAGATGAACATTTAGAAATCTCTAAAGAAATATTAATAAAACATGGAAATATGTCTTCGGTCACAGTCATGTATGTATTAGAAAAATATTTAGAGCGTTCGATCGGGCAGGTAAATGAGTATGGGTTAATTGGTGCACTTGGTCCGGGATTTAGCTCGGAAATGCTCCTTATAAAGTGGAAGGAGGCATATTAA
- a CDS encoding isoprenylcysteine carboxyl methyltransferase family protein produces the protein MFFYFFFALLVFQRVAELVVAKKNEKWMVKRGALEHGQEHYPFIVLLHIAFLLSLFLEVILFEKQIVNLWHFVISLLAITQLIRYWALISLGQYWNTKIMIVPNDVVVRKGPYRFIRHPNYIVVAIELLFIPLLFQAYATAIIFTLLNIGMMTIRIPAEEKALSQHTNYLEVFKLSQEPNE, from the coding sequence ATGTTTTTTTATTTTTTCTTTGCTCTCTTGGTCTTTCAAAGGGTCGCGGAGCTAGTTGTAGCTAAAAAGAACGAAAAATGGATGGTAAAACGTGGTGCCCTTGAGCATGGTCAAGAGCATTATCCCTTTATTGTTTTATTACACATAGCATTTTTACTTTCATTATTTTTAGAAGTCATTCTCTTTGAAAAGCAAATAGTAAATCTATGGCATTTTGTCATATCCTTATTAGCAATTACTCAACTAATAAGGTATTGGGCGCTAATTTCATTAGGACAATATTGGAATACTAAAATAATGATTGTGCCCAATGATGTTGTGGTACGTAAAGGGCCCTATCGATTTATTAGGCACCCAAATTATATTGTAGTTGCTATTGAATTACTTTTCATTCCCCTCTTGTTTCAAGCATACGCCACGGCGATTATTTTCACCTTACTAAATATCGGAATGATGACCATACGTATTCCTGCTGAAGAAAAGGCTTTATCACAGCACACAAATTACCTTGAAGTATTTAAACTATCTCAGGAACCCAATGAATAA
- a CDS encoding dynamin family protein, which produces MIIETKSEELLQKIILLHEKMRNRDEQNAIKLLELANKFKDKKLYVAFAGHFSAGKSSMINKLLNEQILPTSPIPTSANLVLLETGENQVTLFTKNKEKIHLNNKYTVEQVKEYCKQGDDVERISIQKPYERLTKDVVIMDTPGIDSTDYAHKQSTESMLHLADVIFYVTDYNHVQSEENLHFISEMKKREKVVFLIVNQIDKHEEKEVSFNHFQEQIFTSFEEMNLNRKDIFFTTLKEDTHPRNELETVQELIKAVIEQKDKQIEKSLFQSIKFIIKDHLIQNKEEKGIEQLKMDELIEEMNIHTKNKESAQKLLQLEKEKIKNIKVDMEEKMESILKSANLIPYETRELVASYLQSLEPSFKVGFIFSKGKTELEKDNRKNDLFQSLKKNLETQILWHLQPLVKELVESYQIIDSAIISKVQNFTISIEEEILKEAFKEGASYNNQYILTYSSDVSDVIKRRSKQEVLVILEKILDSIKQERQQNVEEYELNLCNSEKEIRSLQSQIDAILEHIKYQHILEQIIEENQSSLRDVTDWLAENQLYTQSEKKIELLNIEKKDTDYTEDFTQKTEDLSDHQDLFIEKTEQLLVSLDFLQGFNQISQLLKSKVSNFKKRSYTVALFGAFSAGKSSFANALIGDRLLPSSPTPTTATINKIAPTTSEKYHGLVEVLLKDEHEIREDILESIPSLNLVDQPLSKVIETLNGKNGENDVEHEMIKKYKEALPTYSTLSKNGLVVQSNKDSLKEFVAKEQVACLVKEVIVYYDCEITKAGITLVDTPGADSLHKRHTEVAFQYIKKADAILYVTYYNHPFSKGDREFLRQLGRVKDSFTLDKMFFIINAIDLAKDKEEVKLVKNYIKEQFLLHEIRNVRLYGISSLNVLERNIKKEEDYAHFQNQFQHFIQNDLSSTAILSIKEDLRKFLNRIESLIEAAKQDEVKKKNEAQKLIKEKKYVLDELTQLTSEHISTSVSQEIKELLFYVKQRVFFRFNDFFKEAFHPGMFQQVNSTQQALENALKELNKRLEFELVQELQATTLRIEKVIYKNFKSEGIKVTKLIQKHSDSIAISIQDPKEIQTPKIDVIFNEDHISSVKSSLKYFKNVKAFFEKNEKKMMSEDMEKKFDEPISEILNQHLRLFTEFYHEIINQLHIKLLLEMKEQLNEAYDSFINIQTVDIDMLLKQQALIKETIELVKEPTSSHIG; this is translated from the coding sequence ATGATAATTGAAACAAAATCTGAGGAGCTTTTACAAAAAATTATACTTTTACATGAAAAAATGAGAAATAGGGATGAACAAAACGCGATTAAGCTTTTAGAACTTGCAAATAAATTCAAGGATAAAAAGTTATATGTAGCATTTGCTGGACATTTTTCTGCTGGGAAATCGTCCATGATTAATAAACTGTTAAATGAACAAATTTTACCAACTAGCCCAATTCCAACTAGTGCAAACCTTGTCTTATTAGAAACAGGGGAAAATCAAGTCACTCTTTTTACAAAGAATAAAGAAAAAATTCATTTGAATAATAAATACACAGTTGAACAGGTGAAAGAGTATTGTAAACAAGGTGATGATGTGGAGAGAATTTCTATTCAGAAGCCTTATGAACGACTTACAAAGGACGTTGTCATTATGGATACTCCAGGTATTGATTCTACAGATTATGCTCATAAGCAATCCACTGAGTCGATGCTTCATTTAGCTGACGTTATTTTTTATGTTACCGATTATAATCACGTTCAATCTGAAGAAAACCTCCATTTTATTTCTGAAATGAAGAAGAGAGAGAAAGTAGTATTTCTTATTGTTAATCAAATTGATAAGCATGAAGAAAAAGAAGTATCCTTCAATCATTTTCAGGAACAAATCTTTACTTCATTTGAAGAAATGAATTTGAATAGGAAGGACATCTTCTTTACAACCTTAAAGGAGGATACTCATCCTAGAAATGAGTTAGAAACTGTACAGGAATTAATAAAAGCAGTAATTGAGCAGAAAGATAAACAAATCGAGAAGAGCTTATTTCAGTCAATAAAATTTATTATTAAGGACCATCTCATTCAAAACAAAGAAGAAAAAGGTATTGAACAATTGAAAATGGATGAGTTAATTGAAGAAATGAACATCCATACCAAAAACAAAGAATCTGCACAAAAATTGCTTCAATTAGAAAAAGAAAAAATAAAGAACATTAAGGTCGACATGGAAGAGAAAATGGAATCTATCTTAAAAAGTGCAAATTTAATTCCATACGAAACGAGGGAGTTAGTAGCTAGTTACCTACAATCCTTAGAGCCCTCATTTAAAGTAGGTTTTATTTTTTCAAAAGGGAAGACAGAGCTGGAAAAAGACAATAGAAAAAATGATTTATTTCAGTCATTAAAGAAAAATCTAGAAACACAAATTTTATGGCATCTACAACCATTAGTTAAAGAATTAGTTGAATCTTACCAGATTATTGATTCTGCAATTATCAGTAAGGTACAAAACTTTACTATTAGTATTGAAGAAGAGATCCTCAAGGAAGCCTTTAAAGAAGGTGCTTCTTATAACAATCAGTATATTCTTACCTATTCAAGTGACGTGAGCGATGTTATTAAGAGAAGAAGTAAACAAGAAGTATTGGTAATCCTTGAGAAAATACTTGATTCAATTAAACAAGAACGTCAACAGAATGTAGAAGAATATGAGTTGAATTTGTGTAACAGTGAAAAAGAAATAAGATCACTTCAGTCTCAAATTGACGCAATACTAGAGCATATAAAGTACCAACATATCTTAGAGCAAATTATAGAAGAAAATCAATCTAGTTTACGTGATGTTACTGATTGGTTGGCAGAAAATCAGCTATATACTCAAAGTGAAAAAAAGATTGAATTACTCAATATAGAAAAAAAAGATACCGATTACACGGAAGATTTTACTCAAAAAACAGAGGATCTTAGCGATCACCAAGATTTGTTTATAGAAAAGACAGAACAGCTCTTAGTTAGTCTTGATTTCTTACAAGGTTTTAATCAAATTTCTCAGCTTCTTAAATCCAAGGTTTCAAACTTTAAGAAAAGATCATATACCGTCGCGTTATTTGGAGCTTTTAGCGCGGGTAAGTCCTCCTTTGCAAATGCATTAATCGGAGATCGTTTGTTACCATCATCACCTACACCTACGACAGCTACGATTAATAAAATTGCACCGACAACGAGCGAGAAATATCATGGATTAGTTGAGGTTTTGCTAAAAGATGAGCATGAAATAAGAGAGGATATTTTAGAATCAATTCCTTCTCTCAATTTAGTAGATCAGCCGCTTTCAAAGGTAATAGAGACCCTAAATGGTAAAAATGGAGAAAATGATGTAGAACATGAAATGATAAAGAAATATAAAGAGGCATTACCAACTTATAGTACTCTTTCTAAAAATGGATTAGTGGTGCAATCTAATAAAGATAGCCTCAAAGAATTTGTTGCTAAGGAACAAGTTGCTTGTTTAGTAAAAGAGGTCATTGTTTATTATGATTGTGAAATAACAAAGGCGGGAATAACTCTTGTTGACACACCAGGGGCTGATTCTTTGCATAAGAGACATACAGAGGTTGCTTTTCAATATATAAAAAAAGCAGATGCTATCCTTTATGTGACATATTATAATCATCCATTCTCTAAGGGTGATAGAGAATTTTTAAGACAGCTAGGAAGGGTAAAAGATTCCTTTACTCTGGATAAAATGTTTTTTATCATCAACGCTATTGACTTAGCAAAAGATAAAGAAGAAGTAAAATTGGTGAAAAATTATATTAAAGAACAATTTTTGCTTCATGAAATACGAAATGTTCGTTTATATGGAATATCTAGTTTAAATGTACTTGAGCGAAACATTAAAAAAGAAGAAGATTATGCTCATTTTCAAAACCAATTCCAGCATTTCATTCAAAATGACCTGTCTTCGACGGCGATCTTATCAATTAAAGAGGATTTAAGAAAATTTTTAAATAGAATTGAATCTTTAATAGAAGCTGCAAAACAGGATGAAGTGAAAAAGAAAAATGAGGCACAAAAGTTAATAAAAGAAAAAAAGTATGTCTTAGATGAGTTAACTCAATTAACAAGTGAACATATTTCTACGTCAGTATCTCAAGAAATAAAGGAATTATTATTTTATGTTAAACAAAGGGTATTTTTCCGTTTCAATGATTTCTTTAAGGAAGCCTTCCATCCAGGGATGTTTCAACAGGTTAACTCTACTCAACAGGCATTAGAAAATGCATTGAAAGAGCTGAATAAAAGACTTGAATTTGAGCTAGTTCAAGAATTACAGGCAACTACTTTGCGCATAGAGAAGGTAATTTATAAGAATTTCAAAAGTGAAGGAATAAAAGTGACCAAACTCATTCAGAAGCATTCTGATTCTATAGCAATATCAATACAGGATCCAAAGGAAATTCAAACTCCAAAAATCGATGTCATTTTTAATGAAGATCACATCTCTTCAGTGAAATCTTCATTAAAGTATTTTAAAAATGTAAAAGCCTTCTTTGAAAAGAATGAAAAGAAAATGATGAGTGAGGATATGGAAAAAAAATTCGATGAGCCTATTAGTGAAATACTAAATCAACACTTACGCCTTTTTACTGAGTTTTATCATGAAATAATTAATCAATTACACATTAAACTGCTTTTAGAAATGAAGGAACAGTTAAATGAAGCGTATGATTCATTTATCAATATTCAAACCGTGGATATTGATATGCTACTTAAACAGCAAGCTTTGATAAAGGAAACAATTGAGCTTGTAAAAGAACCAACTTCTTCTCATATAGGATAA
- a CDS encoding YpbS family protein has translation MSNVHEAISKHSNKQHQQLTTFLKLDAKREALIEEAVFACVHSKPFGVEKINEVTTEMNELAAKGIVPLRKLVTIDMVKEFVDRKYGKN, from the coding sequence ATGAGTAATGTTCATGAAGCAATATCTAAACACAGTAACAAACAACATCAGCAATTGACAACCTTTTTGAAACTTGATGCAAAAAGAGAAGCATTAATTGAAGAAGCAGTGTTTGCTTGTGTTCACTCTAAACCCTTTGGAGTTGAAAAAATAAATGAAGTAACGACGGAAATGAACGAACTTGCAGCAAAGGGAATTGTTCCTCTCCGTAAGTTAGTTACGATTGATATGGTAAAGGAATTCGTTGATAGAAAGTACGGCAAAAACTAA